In Alteribacter lacisalsi, a genomic segment contains:
- a CDS encoding YvrJ family protein, producing the protein MELEVLMNVLGDYGFPAAVTFYLLYRMEKKLDQINRSVLLLYTHEKLNPDQSAVSLPSRSRRQ; encoded by the coding sequence GTGGAATTGGAAGTGTTGATGAATGTGCTCGGTGATTACGGATTTCCAGCTGCAGTGACGTTTTATCTGCTCTACCGTATGGAGAAGAAACTTGACCAGATTAACAGGTCCGTTCTTTTGCTGTACACGCATGAAAAGCTGAATCCGGATCAGTCTGCCGTGTCTCTTCCTTCCCGTAGCCGGCGTCAATAA
- a CDS encoding DUF1659 domain-containing protein, giving the protein MPTTKNSRLSLIFRTGFDDEGMDVERVRNFQNVKTDAGNEGLAQAAAALASLQVHPLTRIERNNTYDLPGQ; this is encoded by the coding sequence ATGCCGACAACAAAAAATTCCCGACTGTCTCTCATCTTCCGTACCGGGTTCGACGATGAGGGAATGGATGTAGAACGTGTCCGTAACTTCCAGAACGTCAAAACAGATGCCGGTAATGAAGGACTGGCCCAGGCTGCTGCTGCACTTGCATCCCTTCAAGTGCATCCACTGACACGGATCGAGCGAAACAACACGTACGATCTTCCTGGCCAGTAA
- a CDS encoding DUF2922 domain-containing protein: MSKRLELVFENEDGGSVTLFVEDPAEPAVPQDVSEAMDAIIDADVFYSAGGKLTGKRSARIVERTVEPIEFE, translated from the coding sequence ATGAGTAAACGACTTGAGTTAGTATTTGAAAACGAAGACGGCGGCAGCGTAACACTGTTTGTGGAAGACCCTGCTGAGCCGGCTGTGCCTCAGGATGTAAGCGAGGCGATGGATGCCATTATTGACGCGGATGTATTCTATTCTGCCGGCGGAAAGCTTACGGGCAAGCGCAGTGCCAGAATCGTAGAGCGGACAGTAGAACCGATCGAATTCGAATAA
- a CDS encoding DUF2254 domain-containing protein has translation MTRILLFVRASYWFIPAVYGVIAIMLAFLSHQLDQMIWSNPDFKERIPAMFLSDFELAYTLLGTIATSILTMTSISFSSILVVMTTYVSQFSPRSLQNFITDPHTQRILGVFISGFVYAVVLLLLTKHSGEVKIDALISPLLAVIIAIIAVGFFVFFVHHVAKWIQVRNLIQNIYDYTLKVMDKNWQNQGELKEDDPWEDWEGEEVLDKEMQAVRAEQSGYIQWIDYEGLKKAAKEDGVIVELLHSHGDYLGKGLSLMKIYGENNHVDEKKYARLMILGNERESVQDVRYGIVKMVEIATRSLSPGINDPFTAIECINYLGHTLSALTRKKFRENYLHDEHGNLLVVKKVYSFSDYLYQSFFQIRFYGSEDVAVQGQILDALYEVASHGNRQVRSDVWNFTDYVVEGLRHEQFLNWDIDRLQNKIDRLAVIAAPYRETKIRLRQTDHRFEDEE, from the coding sequence ATGACAAGGATCCTCCTTTTTGTAAGAGCGAGTTACTGGTTCATTCCTGCAGTTTACGGGGTAATTGCCATCATGCTGGCCTTTCTCAGTCACCAGCTGGATCAAATGATCTGGTCCAATCCGGATTTTAAAGAGCGGATTCCTGCCATGTTCCTTTCAGACTTTGAATTGGCCTACACGCTGCTCGGCACGATTGCGACTTCCATTCTGACGATGACGTCGATTTCTTTTTCCTCCATTCTGGTAGTGATGACGACATATGTTTCCCAGTTTTCCCCCCGTTCCCTTCAAAACTTTATTACTGATCCTCATACACAGAGGATTCTCGGCGTTTTCATCAGCGGTTTTGTTTATGCAGTTGTTCTTCTGCTTCTGACAAAACATTCCGGTGAAGTGAAAATTGATGCTCTGATTTCACCGCTTCTCGCTGTGATTATTGCCATTATTGCCGTCGGATTTTTTGTGTTTTTTGTTCATCATGTGGCCAAGTGGATTCAGGTTCGTAACCTGATTCAGAATATTTATGATTACACGCTGAAGGTCATGGACAAGAACTGGCAGAACCAGGGGGAATTAAAAGAAGATGACCCTTGGGAGGATTGGGAAGGAGAAGAGGTTCTGGACAAGGAAATGCAGGCAGTCCGGGCAGAGCAGTCCGGTTATATCCAGTGGATTGATTACGAGGGACTGAAAAAAGCAGCAAAAGAGGACGGGGTGATCGTAGAACTTCTTCATTCCCATGGGGATTACCTTGGGAAAGGGCTCAGTCTCATGAAAATATACGGGGAAAACAACCATGTAGACGAGAAAAAATACGCCAGGCTTATGATCCTTGGCAATGAGCGGGAAAGTGTCCAGGATGTAAGATACGGCATTGTGAAAATGGTGGAAATTGCGACACGCTCGCTGTCACCTGGCATCAATGATCCGTTTACCGCGATTGAATGTATTAACTATCTCGGGCATACATTATCGGCTCTTACACGTAAAAAGTTCAGGGAAAATTACCTGCACGATGAACACGGTAACCTGCTTGTAGTCAAAAAGGTTTACAGCTTTTCTGATTATCTGTACCAGAGTTTTTTTCAGATTCGGTTTTACGGCAGTGAGGATGTGGCTGTTCAGGGACAGATTCTCGATGCGCTTTATGAAGTGGCCAGTCACGGAAACAGACAGGTGCGTTCTGATGTATGGAACTTCACTGATTATGTGGTGGAAGGGCTCCGTCATGAGCAATTTCTAAACTGGGACATTGACCGTCTGCAGAACAAGATTGACCGTCTGGCAGTGATTGCAGCTCCTTACCGGGAGACAAAAATCAGGCTAAGGCAGACGGACCATCGCTTCGAAGATGAGGAATAA